The genome window AAATGTTAGAACTTCCCGGTCCTGTAGCTCCTGTCAAAGAAAGATTACCATACACACCTGCTAATCCTTGTTTATAGGATTCGGGAGTAGAATAAAAGTCGTCTACAAGCAGTACATTTGGATCCTTAACATCAATATTAAGATCATTTGTACAGCCAGCCATTACTAATACAGTTCCTAAGATGTATATTGCTTTATGTTTTATTATATTCTTCATACTGTTTCTTTTTAAAATTTCATATTAGCTCCTATTAGATAAGTTCTAGGACGAGGAGTTATTGAATTATCAATTCCGTTCGCAAATACCTCTGGATCTAAACCTGAATAATTGGTAATCGTAAATACATTCTGCACACCAGCAGATAAGCGTATAGAAGAATTAGCATTAAAAGTTTCTTTAAACGTATATCCAAGGGTTACATTGTCCATTTTTAAGAATGAAGCATTTTCGATGTAGTAATCAGATAATAATACAGCTTCATTAGACTGGAAATTGGTGTCTAGGACTGAAGTTGGTATGTTGGATACTACTGAACTGTTTCTTAATAAATTGTATTGTGCTCTTGAAGCATTCGCAGCATTATAAACGTAATTACCTAAACTTGCTCTCATATTAAAAGATAGATCTAAGTTTTTATAATTCATATTGGATGCAAATCCCATAGTTACAGTTGGCATACCATTATGATGAATGTATAAATCCGCACTAGTGATTGCATTATCGCCATTAAGATCGGCATATGCTCCTTCAATTGGTTTACCAGCTTCATTATAAATCTGTTTGTACACATAAAACGAATAAGGAGTATAGCCTACTCTGTGTATCTGTGCGGTAGATCCTGTCCCTGATCCTGTTGAACCCATAAACTGATCTTGGCCTAATGCCAGGCTCTTAATTTGTGTTTTTATAAAAGTGGTATTGAAATTAGCATTCCAGTTGAATCCTTTTGGGTTTTTAATTATATCACCATTTATAGAAAATTCAAGACCTTTTGATGTAAAATCACCAATGTTCTGAAAACCAGAATTACTAAAGTTAGAACCATCTGAGATAGCAGCATTTGCAAGCAGATCTTTAGATTCTTTGTAAAAACCTTCAACAGTTGCTGTCAGTCTATCGTTAAACATTCCAAAATCTATAGCAGCATTATAAGTCGTAGTTTCTTCCCATTTTAGATTTTCATTTCTAAATTGTGGTATTCCAATATTTGTAATTGTATTTCCAAAAATATATTGAGAAGTCGGTAAGCCCATGATATATCTCGCCATATACAAATCTAAATTTGTCTGACCGATGTCCTGCTGTCCTGTTACACCCCAGCTTAATCTTAATTTTAAATTAGATAGTGTTTTAGATTCTGGAAATAAATCTTCTTTGATTTTCCAGGCAAAAGCTGCTGCAGGGAAATTACCCCAGCGGTTTTCTTCACTAAAACGGGAAGTACCGTCTCTGCGATAAGAAAATGTAAAAAGATATTTATCATAAAAAGAAAGGTTTGTCCTTCCGAAGAATCCAATTAAAACTAAATCTGGATCTACGTTTGTAACTGGAGAACTATCTACGCCATCGTCCAGTAATTCATTGGTAGCATATCTTTTATTCGTGAATTTTTGATATGAATAACCGCCTGTAACATCAAAATTTAAGCTTCCTATTGCTTTTTTATAAGCCAGATATCCATCTAATAAATTATTGCTCTGCTCATTAGAATATTCAGTTGACGAACCTATAATGCGTCCATCAGCCTGAGAAAGCGGATTCTGGTCTGAAGTTCTTGAATAACCGTCGGCAGAACTTTTGTCCAAACCAACATTTAAAACTGCTGATAATTCAGGTAAGAAATGGAAGGTGTAATCTAATTTTACATTTCCGTATATTCTTTTTACCTCGCTTCGGCTGTTGGTCTGCATCAAATCTGCTACAGGGTTCAGCGGTGCACGTTCTGTTAAATCACTCTTGTTGATAACGCCGTCATTATTGTCTTTATAATATTGAAAGTATCCTCCAAATGGAGAGTTAGCATCATACACAGGCTGTGTAGGATCAAAAGTTATTGCAGTTCCCTGAACTCCTTTGTTGAATCTGTTTTTTTCCAAAGAAGCATTTGCATTAACAGTAATTTTTAAATGATTATCCAGCACACTTGGATTCAAAGATACCGAAGCGTTGCTGCGTTCAAATCCTGAAGTTAATATCAAACCTTCCTGTAATGTTCTGCCGACAGAAAGTCTTGACGGAACTTTGTCAAACAGCATTCCGCTCACGGAAAAATTCAAATTTGAAGAAATACTGTTTCTATAAATTTCTTTCTGCCAATCCGTATTTGCTGTTCCTAATAAAGGTAATAATGCTGGATTCTTTTCAGATATCAGGCTTCTTATTTCATTAGCATCAAAAACATCTACTGTATTAGTAATTGTATTAACACCCATATTCATGTCTAAGCTTGCAGCAAGGGTTTTAGTTCCTTTTTTTAACGTGATAATAATAACACCGTTTGATGCTCTTGAACCATAGATAGCCGTAGCTGCAGCATCTTTTAAAACAGAAAAAGATTCTATGTCACTTGGGTTAATAGAACTCAAGACAGAACGTGAGCCTCCAATTGTATTGTTATCTACCGGAAGACCATTAATAACAATCAAAGGATCGTTTGAAGCTCCTAATGAGGCTCCGCCACGAATTCGGATAGTAGATCCAGAACCTGGATCACCGCCAGTTGTAATAGATAAACCAGCAACTCGTCCTGTTAAAAGATTTTCTGCAGTAACAATGTTTCCTTTATTAAAATCTTTTGCCGTCACAGCAGTTACTGATGCAGTAGCCGATTTCAATTTGGTACTTCCGTAACCAATAACGACAACTTCATTCAGTTTTTGATTCTCTTCTGATAAACGGACATTGATAGTTTCTGATTTGCTTACTGTCATTTCAGTTTTTCGATATCCCATAAAAGAAAATATCAGAACATCATTTTGATTTGCCTGGATTTGATATTTACCATCAAACCCCGTTGTAGTTCCCTGATTAGAACTCTTAACAGTTACACTAACCCCCGGAATAGCAGTTCCCGTTGCGGCATCAGTAACAAGTCCTGAAATTTTTAATTTTTGTCCAAATGCGCCTATTGTAAAACATAAAAACAACATAATGAAGAAATGCTGTTTCACTTCAAAATAGCGCTTTCTTTTTCGAAAACGGTTCATCATAAAATGTAATTTAAATTGGTTAGATTAGTTTTAATAAGTGTTATTTTTTGATACTGGCTAAAAATAAAACCTACTAAATTCAATGGCTGCAATTACCTCGATTCTATGAGCTTTGATGAGGGTCGATTTCGTTAAATAGGGGTGTGGAATTCATCGCTTTGGGCGGTGAAGTACTAAAAATTAATCAAATAGAGAAAAAACAAACAAATAAATTGAGTATAACGCAAAAAAAGTTTTTATTTTTTCAGGAATTCGGAAGGGTTCTTTTTGAACTTTTCCTTGAACAGTTTACTGAAATATTTGCGGTCAGAATAGCCCACTTTATAGCAGGTATCCGAAACAGAATAGCCTAGATCTTCTATAAGCTGTTTTGCGATAGAAAGTCTGTAGTCACGGATAAATTCTACATAAGACAGTCCTGTTAATGCCTTTATTTTTTTGTACATTACCGAATGGCTCATCCCGATTTCTTTTGCAATTACTTCTGCTTTTAGATCTGTGGATTCCAGCTTGGGTTCTAAGCTTTCATAGAGACGCTGCAGAAATAACTGGTCAGGCGAACTGATAGCAAGTTCTTTTGGATTTAAAAGATTATCACTTATAAACTTTTCACGGATTAATTTCCGATTGTTAAGCAGATTGCTGATTCTTGCTTTTAATAATTCCTCGTCATAGGGTTTGGCAACATAATCATCGGCTCCAGTTTCAAAGCCTTCCATTGTGTTTTGTATAGTAGTTCTTGCCGTCAGGATAATAATTGGAATATGACTTGTAAAAGTGTTTAATTTCAATTTTTTTACAAATTCAATTCCGTCCATAACCGGCATCATGACATCGCTTATAATTAAGTCTGGAAATTTTTCTGATGCTGTTTTCAAACCTTCTTCTCCATTAAAAGCCTGAAGAATTACATATTCATTACTCAATATTTCTTTTAATGATTCCTGAATGGCTGTATTATCTTCAACAATTAAAATAGTTTCTTTTTTGACTTCGTTTTTGACTGCTTTTTGTTTTAAATGTTTAATAGTATCCAATTCCTGTTTGGGCACAACTGTTGTTTTTTCAATTTCATTTTCATAAAAATGAGTATTCAATTTGAGAAGCTTTACTTCAAAAATACTTCCTTTGCCTTTTTCGCTTTTTACTTCGATTGAGCCTTTGTGCAGGTCTATGATTTCTTTTGCAATAGATAAACCTAAACCAAATCCTGATTTTCCATCTGTTTCTGCATTTTTAATCTGGTAAAAACGATTGAATATTTGGCGCAGATTTCCTTCGGACATTCCAATTCCGGTATCTTTCACTATCAGATACACGGCTTCATCATCAGTTTCTATTTCAATATTGATGCTTCCGCCATTTTTGGTGAATTTAAAAGCATTTGTCAATAGATTATAAAGTACTTTTTCGAATTGATTTTTGTCAAACCACAAATCTATCTTTGGTTTATCTGAATCAAAAGTATATTCAATATTCCTGTCTGAAGCAATTTCTGAAAAAGACAGATAAATCTCTTTACAATAGGAAACAAAGTCGTTTTCAGTAATTTTTAAATGGACATCATTTGTTTCAAATTTTTTAATATCTAAAAGTTCATTAACCAATTGAAGCAGTAAATTACTGTTTTTCCGAATGGTATGTGCCGATTTCAGCTGTCTGCTTTCCAGCATTTCGCCTTTATCGAACAATCGGTTTATCGAACTTAAAATTAAGGTTACCGGAGTTCTGATTTCATGCGAAATATTGGTAAAAAACTGCTGTTTCAGGTTGTATAATTCTTTGTCTTTCTCGTGAGTGAGTCTCTCAAACTCCAGATTAGTTTTTAACCGTTCCCATTCGATAGTGTATTTTCTAAATAAATAAAACAGAAAAACCAATACAGCTCCATAAATTAAATAAGCCCACCACTGCAGCCAATAAGGCCTTAAAATATGAATTTTTACTGAAGCATATTCTTTTCCCCATTGCCCGCCTATTTCTTTACTTTTTACTTTGAAAATATAGTTTCCTGGGGATAAATTAGTAAAAGTTGCAGTTCTGTCTTTTCCGATAAAACGCCAGTCGGCATCAAAATTCTCCATTTTGATGGCATATTCACAGCTGTTAGAAAAAGGAAACTGTAATGCCGAAAACTCAAAAGTGAGTACATCCTGATTATGATCGAGCGTAATTTCTTTTGTAAAAGCAATATCACTGGTTAAGATTCCATTTTTCTCGGCAGGAACTTCTTTATTGAATAATTTAAAATTAGTAAGTTTCACTTTTGGCGGCTTACTGTTCATTTCTATGGTTTTAGGATTCAGCTTTACAACACCGTCAATGCCGCCGAAATAAATCCATCCTTTTTCATCTTTAAAAATAGAATTGATATGAAACTCAGATGTTATTTTTGGCAGGCTGTTAAAGGTTTTGGCCGAATAATTGTAGTTTATAATCCCCTGTTTGGTACTAAACCAGATGGTATGGCTGTCATCCTCAATAATACCCGTTACCGTTTGATATTTAATGTTGTCATTTTTTTCAAAACGCTCGATTTTATTGGTTTTTAAATTCATTCGATTGATACCTCCGCCGGCAGTACCAATCCACAAATAGCCTTTAGAATCTTTACATAATGAGAAGATATTATTATTGCTGATCGTTGTGGAGTCCGAATCTTTGTGTTTAAAATAGCGGAACTGTTTTTTCTTTGTATCAAAAACATTTAATCCGCCTCCAAATGTGGCAATCCATATTTTATCTCCATCCTGAACCATATCAATAAGGTTGTCATTATTTATGGTCTTGTTATTATTGGCACTTTCTCTGTAGCTGATAAATTTTTCTGTTTTGGTATCAAAATAATTCAGACCGCCACCCCAGGTAGCGACCCATAAATTATGGTCTTTATCCTCAATAATATCTCGTACGTCATCATAACTGATTGAGCTTTTATTTCCAAACTTATGATTGAACTGCTCAAACTGGTCACTTTGTCTATTGAATTTTACAAGTCCGTTTTTGAAAGTCCCCAGCCAGAGCATTCCGTCAGTCGTTTCGATAATTTTTTGAATGTACCGCCCTTTTATAGACGTATTATGATATTTTTCATTATAATATCTGGCTTTGTTTGATGCAGCATTAAATACGGTTAATCCTTCACCGTCAAGACCCAGATATAGTTCGTTGTTTTTTTTATAAATCGAAAGTACCGGCGACGGATTTAAACCTACAATATCACTAAACAGCAATTCGCTTCTGTTTTTTTTGTCCAAAACACTGATGCCGTTCCATGCCGTACCAATCCAGATATTGGCGTCTGCATCATCAATTATGGTATAAATAGAATTACCGGAAAGCGAGGTTTCCAACTGCGGATTATATAAATAGTTATGAATTATTGGATGAGTGGCATTGGGATATTCCACTTCAAAAACGCCGTTGCCATCGGTACCAATCCATAGATTGTTTTTACTGTCAATTTTTACAGAACGGACAATGTTTATTTCTTGTTTTAAAGCTAAATTATCCTTTAGAAAATCAGAAAATTTCTGTGTTGCTAAATCATATAACAGCAGACCGCTTCCGCTGGTGCCAATAAGAATTTTGTCTGGATTTAAAGCCGAAATAACATTTATGAAATCAGAAACATATACCCTTTCAGATTTAATCTGGGTGAATTTTTTTTCAGTTTTATCAAATAAAAATAAACCGTTTCCAAAAGTACCGATCCACAAGTTTTTATTTTTATCTTCATAAATACTGGTAATACTGTTGCTCTTTTTGGTCTGATTGTTACTGAATTTATTGGTGTAAGAGACAAACTGTCTGGTAATTGGATTAAAGCTGCACAGACCTTTTTCGGTACCAAGCCAGATAAGCCCTTTTGAGTCTTCGATTAAGGTGCTGACGTTATCAGATATCAGCGATTTAGGATTGCCGGGATTGTTTTTGAAAATTTGAAAAGTATCATCCAGCGGATTATAATAATTTAATCCGCCTCCCAGAGTTGTAATCCAGATTCTGTTTTTGCTGTCAATTAAAATATCCGAAATATCATTGGATCCAATACTGCTGTTCCTTTTGTTGTACACTTTGAAACCCAGACCGTCATAACGGTTCAATCCATTATTAGTACCAATCCATACAAAACCGTCCTTTTCTTTTGCCATACTGGTAATCCTGCCGTTAGACAGCCCAGATGATTTATTTATCTTTTTAAAGACAGTTTGGGATTGGGGAAAACAAATTAATGTGCCTAAAAAAAATAAGGTAAAAAAGTGTAATAATGGTTTCAAAATTTGTGGCATTAGAGTGTATAAAAGTAGTTACTTTCTAATTGTAAATCAAAATATGCAATTAAGTATATGGTACTTTTTCTCCAATGGATTAAAATAAGCTGCAATCTGGAAAGAAATATAAAGGTAAAATTGACACTAATTTCACAAACTATTGCGTCTGTAGTCCGTGTAATTAATTTTACGAATGAATTTGTGAAAATTCGTGAAATTAGTGTTTACTAATGATTATTCAGTTATTTCATCTGAATAATCATTGCCAATCCGCCACCGCCAGCCAATCGGTATTTTAATTTCGTTGCTGAATCTACTGTGATAATTTCTCTCTTATAATCATTCGCAGCTTTGTCAGCGTTTAAACCGTCTGAGAAAATTTCAGCTTCGTATTTTTTGCCTTTTTCAAGAAAAGAAAAATCAATGGTTATTTCTCTGGAATCCCAGTTGGTGATGGCTCCTAAATACCAGGCGTTTGATTTTTTTCGGGCAATAGAAACGAATTTACCAACTTCCCCGTCCAGAGCCACAGTTTCATCAAAAGTGGTCGGCGTTTTAGCAATGAAATCTGTGCTTTGCTGTTCCTTCATATAAGCAGTCGGGCTGTCGGCCATCATCTGCAGAGGCGCTTCAAAAATAGTGTATAACGCCAGCTGATGGCATCTTGTTCCCTGACTTACAGGATTAGAATGGCTAGGTTTGAACTCGCTTTTGGTTGCATTTCGCATGGCTCCGGGTGTATAATCCATCGGTCCCGCCATCATTCTGATAAACGGAATTGAACAGTCATACGTTGGGACATCATCATTTGGTGTCCATTTATTATTTTCAAGTCCTTTTACGCCTTCAAAATTCAGAATGTTTGGAAAAGTACGCTGAATTCCTGTAGGCTTATACATACCGTGAAAATCCAAAAGCAGTTTATTATCGGCTGCTTTTTGTGCAATATCATAAACAGAATTCACCATTTTGGCATCATCACGATCCAAGAAATCAACTTTAAAACCTTTGATTCCCAAGCCGGCATAGTTCTTTAAAATTCCGTCTGTATTTTTGGTCAGAGCCATCCACGAGCTCCAAAGAATAATCCCGACATTGCGTTCTGTTCCATAAGCGATCAATGCTTCCAGGTTAACATTCGGATTGTGTTTCATAATGTCTTCTTCCAGACTCCAGCCTTCGTCTAAAACCACATATTCCACTTTGTTTTTGGAGGCAAAATCAATGTAATATTTATACGTTTCGGTATTGATTCCGGCTTTAAAATCAATATTGTAAATGTTCCAGTCATTCCACCAGTCCCAAGCAACTTTTCCTGGTTTTATCCAGCTGATGTCTTTAATTTTCGTTGGCTCAGATAATTTCTGAACCATATCATTATTCGCCAGATCCTTGTCATTTTCTGAGATAACCACAATTCTCCAAGGGAAGTTTCGGGTTCCTTTGGTTTTAACCAGATAATCAGCTCTTTCTGTAATCAATCTGTTGATATTATTGAAACCACCGTTTTTTTCCTGTAAAGGATATTTAGAAAAACGGCTTTCAAAACCAGATTTAGAACTGTTATTGGTTATAAATAATCCCGGATAATCCTCCAGATTGGCTTCAAGGAAAACGGCTTTTTTATGATTTTTAAAATCAATTAAAAATGGCAGAAATGCCAAAGTATCCTTGGCAAATTCGCTGATCTTTTTGTTTTCATAATGTGCTTCAAATGATGAGATGTAAGGATCTTTCGGATTTCGTAAATCACGAACATAAGGCATCAGCGTATTGTAATCCTGATCGAAGTTCAGAACAACTTCTTCATTTTTTACAGTAATATCTTTTTTCTTTTTAGTGATAAAACGATACGCTGCACCATCATCAAAAACACGGTATTCAATGCTGAAATCATTTTTGAAATTCAAAGTCAGCTGATTGTAATTGTTTTTGACTGATTTTTTTTTGTAAAAAGGTGATTCAAATGAAGTGTCGACAGTTTCTTTTTTTGAATTTACAACAACAGCATTTTTTCCTAAAATATCATTTTCAGCCAGAGCCATAGACATTACCGATGGAGCCAGAACTATATCTTTTTCATGCGAAACGGCCCAGGTTATTTTGTCATTGACAGCAATTTTAATCTGGATTTTTCCGTTTGGAGAATGCAGCGTAAAGTCTTGTTTCTTTTGGGCAAAAGAAAGATTGAAAAAGGATAAAACAAGGAATAATGAGATTGTCTGCTTCATTACTTTTTGAATTTAGAATTATATTTTTTAACGATTTCCAAAGTTGATTTGTCAGTAGAAAAAACCGAATTCAGTCCTTGCGGTTCCTGTGGCGGATCTGTAGTTAACGGATCGCCGGGATTCCATTTTCCATCAGCCGTAATCGCTTTTCCTTCACCGCCAAATCCCCAGAAATTAGCAGCCTGCAGTACATCTTTTTTAGCTACACTTTCTGCAACACGGTTAAAGATATAATTGTAGAAAATATCTCTGTTAGCAGCAGAAGAACTACTGGTCAGATTTTCATTTTCTCTTGGCAGGCCAAATTCTTCAATTATAATAGGTCTTTTTAAATTCTGAGCTGCTTTTATATGTTTATCAATATAAATCCCTGCGTTTTCCAGAGTTGCCGGTAATGTTTTTTCAGCATTATCGGCTTTAAACCAATTCCAGTTTTTTGGCCAGATATGCATTGTCAAATAATCAATATTTGGGTTAAGGTGCGTTCTTTCAAAAATACCGATATCATCATTCGAACTATTCAGTCCTTCAGAACCTGTAGAAATCAGATGATTTTTGTCCAGACTGTCAATTAAGTTCACAATGTTATTCAGCCAAACAGTAAATTTTGCTTCATTTTCTACAGTAAAAAGCCTCGGTTCATTCCCGACCTGCCATGCCATAATGGTGTTGTCCTCTGTATATTTCCTTTTAGTATAGGCATTTGTTCGGCCAATAATATATTTCACATGATTATTCAGCCCTTCCATACAAGGTTCACAGCTATAAAATTGCTGGGTATAGGCCATAAATTGTGGCCAGGTATTTGGCGCAATGGCAGGTACTGGAATAGCGCCTTTGCCATTCCACTCCAGATATTGCGACATACCGCCGGACCATTCCCAGTTATTGGTTAGGAATAAAACCGCATACATGCTGCGCTTGCCCATTTCGGCAATAAGGAAATCCAAGCCATCCAGTAAGTCAGCATCATATTTTCCCTGCTCATACTGCAAAGCTGGGCGAACAGTGAAATCATATTTTCCACCGTCGCCACCAACCAGAATTCGTAGGTTGTCGATGCCGTTTTTCTTCATTAAATCCAGCTCCCGAAGCAGTCTTTTTCGGTCACCCACTTTCTTGGAAGCCAATAAACTTCCGTACCAGTAATTGGTTCCAATATACGAATACGGCTTGTCTCCCTTATAAAACTGCGTTTCTTTTACTGTAATTCTGGCTTGCTGTTTTTGAGCACTGGCTTCAAAATTTACCATCAATAATGCAAGTAATGCTAATTGTAGAAATGTCTTTTTCATATATACTTATGTTTCTTTTTTAAGAAGCTGATCCTGTTATCCGCTTCAAGTCCTCGCAGAAAAGCAGATTTTCTAAAGTTACAAAAAGAGCTTCCTTTGGCCGCTTTTTTGCAGCAAGAAAATTTTGCTTTTCCTGCTCCGGGCTTTCCACTGCTATCCTACCGTGTGGACACATCTTTTAATAGGCCACAGATGACACGGATTGAACGGATTTAAATCGATAAATTTGTTGTTTTTTTTAAAAATGTATTGAAAAAAACATAAGTTTTATACATAATATTTTTAGTATACAACCAAAAAATCAGCGATAATCT of Flavobacterium marginilacus contains these proteins:
- a CDS encoding SusC/RagA family TonB-linked outer membrane protein — protein: MMNRFRKRKRYFEVKQHFFIMLFLCFTIGAFGQKLKISGLVTDAATGTAIPGVSVTVKSSNQGTTTGFDGKYQIQANQNDVLIFSFMGYRKTEMTVSKSETINVRLSEENQKLNEVVVIGYGSTKLKSATASVTAVTAKDFNKGNIVTAENLLTGRVAGLSITTGGDPGSGSTIRIRGGASLGASNDPLIVINGLPVDNNTIGGSRSVLSSINPSDIESFSVLKDAAATAIYGSRASNGVIIITLKKGTKTLAASLDMNMGVNTITNTVDVFDANEIRSLISEKNPALLPLLGTANTDWQKEIYRNSISSNLNFSVSGMLFDKVPSRLSVGRTLQEGLILTSGFERSNASVSLNPSVLDNHLKITVNANASLEKNRFNKGVQGTAITFDPTQPVYDANSPFGGYFQYYKDNNDGVINKSDLTERAPLNPVADLMQTNSRSEVKRIYGNVKLDYTFHFLPELSAVLNVGLDKSSADGYSRTSDQNPLSQADGRIIGSSTEYSNEQSNNLLDGYLAYKKAIGSLNFDVTGGYSYQKFTNKRYATNELLDDGVDSSPVTNVDPDLVLIGFFGRTNLSFYDKYLFTFSYRRDGTSRFSEENRWGNFPAAAFAWKIKEDLFPESKTLSNLKLRLSWGVTGQQDIGQTNLDLYMARYIMGLPTSQYIFGNTITNIGIPQFRNENLKWEETTTYNAAIDFGMFNDRLTATVEGFYKESKDLLANAAISDGSNFSNSGFQNIGDFTSKGLEFSINGDIIKNPKGFNWNANFNTTFIKTQIKSLALGQDQFMGSTGSGTGSTAQIHRVGYTPYSFYVYKQIYNEAGKPIEGAYADLNGDNAITSADLYIHHNGMPTVTMGFASNMNYKNLDLSFNMRASLGNYVYNAANASRAQYNLLRNSSVVSNIPTSVLDTNFQSNEAVLLSDYYIENASFLKMDNVTLGYTFKETFNANSSIRLSAGVQNVFTITNYSGLDPEVFANGIDNSITPRPRTYLIGANMKF
- a CDS encoding hybrid sensor histidine kinase/response regulator transcription factor, giving the protein MAKEKDGFVWIGTNNGLNRYDGLGFKVYNKRNSSIGSNDISDILIDSKNRIWITTLGGGLNYYNPLDDTFQIFKNNPGNPKSLISDNVSTLIEDSKGLIWLGTEKGLCSFNPITRQFVSYTNKFSNNQTKKSNSITSIYEDKNKNLWIGTFGNGLFLFDKTEKKFTQIKSERVYVSDFINVISALNPDKILIGTSGSGLLLYDLATQKFSDFLKDNLALKQEINIVRSVKIDSKNNLWIGTDGNGVFEVEYPNATHPIIHNYLYNPQLETSLSGNSIYTIIDDADANIWIGTAWNGISVLDKKNRSELLFSDIVGLNPSPVLSIYKKNNELYLGLDGEGLTVFNAASNKARYYNEKYHNTSIKGRYIQKIIETTDGMLWLGTFKNGLVKFNRQSDQFEQFNHKFGNKSSISYDDVRDIIEDKDHNLWVATWGGGLNYFDTKTEKFISYRESANNNKTINNDNLIDMVQDGDKIWIATFGGGLNVFDTKKKQFRYFKHKDSDSTTISNNNIFSLCKDSKGYLWIGTAGGGINRMNLKTNKIERFEKNDNIKYQTVTGIIEDDSHTIWFSTKQGIINYNYSAKTFNSLPKITSEFHINSIFKDEKGWIYFGGIDGVVKLNPKTIEMNSKPPKVKLTNFKLFNKEVPAEKNGILTSDIAFTKEITLDHNQDVLTFEFSALQFPFSNSCEYAIKMENFDADWRFIGKDRTATFTNLSPGNYIFKVKSKEIGGQWGKEYASVKIHILRPYWLQWWAYLIYGAVLVFLFYLFRKYTIEWERLKTNLEFERLTHEKDKELYNLKQQFFTNISHEIRTPVTLILSSINRLFDKGEMLESRQLKSAHTIRKNSNLLLQLVNELLDIKKFETNDVHLKITENDFVSYCKEIYLSFSEIASDRNIEYTFDSDKPKIDLWFDKNQFEKVLYNLLTNAFKFTKNGGSINIEIETDDEAVYLIVKDTGIGMSEGNLRQIFNRFYQIKNAETDGKSGFGLGLSIAKEIIDLHKGSIEVKSEKGKGSIFEVKLLKLNTHFYENEIEKTTVVPKQELDTIKHLKQKAVKNEVKKETILIVEDNTAIQESLKEILSNEYVILQAFNGEEGLKTASEKFPDLIISDVMMPVMDGIEFVKKLKLNTFTSHIPIIILTARTTIQNTMEGFETGADDYVAKPYDEELLKARISNLLNNRKLIREKFISDNLLNPKELAISSPDQLFLQRLYESLEPKLESTDLKAEVIAKEIGMSHSVMYKKIKALTGLSYVEFIRDYRLSIAKQLIEDLGYSVSDTCYKVGYSDRKYFSKLFKEKFKKNPSEFLKK
- a CDS encoding glycoside hydrolase family 97 protein, with the translated sequence MKQTISLFLVLSFFNLSFAQKKQDFTLHSPNGKIQIKIAVNDKITWAVSHEKDIVLAPSVMSMALAENDILGKNAVVVNSKKETVDTSFESPFYKKKSVKNNYNQLTLNFKNDFSIEYRVFDDGAAYRFITKKKKDITVKNEEVVLNFDQDYNTLMPYVRDLRNPKDPYISSFEAHYENKKISEFAKDTLAFLPFLIDFKNHKKAVFLEANLEDYPGLFITNNSSKSGFESRFSKYPLQEKNGGFNNINRLITERADYLVKTKGTRNFPWRIVVISENDKDLANNDMVQKLSEPTKIKDISWIKPGKVAWDWWNDWNIYNIDFKAGINTETYKYYIDFASKNKVEYVVLDEGWSLEEDIMKHNPNVNLEALIAYGTERNVGIILWSSWMALTKNTDGILKNYAGLGIKGFKVDFLDRDDAKMVNSVYDIAQKAADNKLLLDFHGMYKPTGIQRTFPNILNFEGVKGLENNKWTPNDDVPTYDCSIPFIRMMAGPMDYTPGAMRNATKSEFKPSHSNPVSQGTRCHQLALYTIFEAPLQMMADSPTAYMKEQQSTDFIAKTPTTFDETVALDGEVGKFVSIARKKSNAWYLGAITNWDSREITIDFSFLEKGKKYEAEIFSDGLNADKAANDYKREIITVDSATKLKYRLAGGGGLAMIIQMK
- a CDS encoding glycoside hydrolase 5 family protein translates to MKKTFLQLALLALLMVNFEASAQKQQARITVKETQFYKGDKPYSYIGTNYWYGSLLASKKVGDRKRLLRELDLMKKNGIDNLRILVGGDGGKYDFTVRPALQYEQGKYDADLLDGLDFLIAEMGKRSMYAVLFLTNNWEWSGGMSQYLEWNGKGAIPVPAIAPNTWPQFMAYTQQFYSCEPCMEGLNNHVKYIIGRTNAYTKRKYTEDNTIMAWQVGNEPRLFTVENEAKFTVWLNNIVNLIDSLDKNHLISTGSEGLNSSNDDIGIFERTHLNPNIDYLTMHIWPKNWNWFKADNAEKTLPATLENAGIYIDKHIKAAQNLKRPIIIEEFGLPRENENLTSSSSAANRDIFYNYIFNRVAESVAKKDVLQAANFWGFGGEGKAITADGKWNPGDPLTTDPPQEPQGLNSVFSTDKSTLEIVKKYNSKFKK